One region of Citrus sinensis cultivar Valencia sweet orange chromosome 6, DVS_A1.0, whole genome shotgun sequence genomic DNA includes:
- the LOC127902976 gene encoding zinc finger BED domain-containing protein RICESLEEPER 2-like: protein MEANSSSNPGVNISTPSTTQSTTDSAINTNAGNGKGGKASKVWEHYTKLENDTKCKCNYCSKVYAYHSRFIGTRTLWNHLAACTAYADRKVDLKQKTLVFEDNTTGGGSNLVAISCSKEDIRKACIEMIIIDELPFSFVEKEGFRKFMSKACPKLDRFSRRTVARDVYQLYLNEKNNLKKVFARNKYRVCITTDCWTSIQNLNYMVITAHFIDDEWQLHKRILNFCQIDDHKGDTIGKLIESCLLEWGIDRVFTITVDNASSNDLVISYLKKKLNNWGGLVLNGDYLHVRCCAHIINLIVTEGLKEMNNSVSSIRNAVKYVRSSPARLVRFRKCVEHEKLDYKRIVVMDVPTRWNSTYLMLESALVYQKAFERLEDDDGFYRSYFEEKEGGKKRIGPPEHIDWVNASVLNNFLENFYEITKKFSASLSVTSHLYFHEMHSIESNLKGLIVSDDSYFSAMAKKMKEKYDKYWGSLNTLNKLLIVAVVLDPRYKLSFVKFCFEELYDENVVCELIKVIKGLLSSLYDFYTNNNSRCDSGSQNQSVNAVICPSELEKKSDIIDYRLAKVAKLSKWKKK from the coding sequence ATGGAAGCAAATTCATCCAGTAATCCAGGAGTTAATATCTCTACACCTTCAACAACTCAAAGTACAACTGATAGTGCTATTAATACAAATGCAGGCAATGGAAAAGGTGGAAAAGCGTCAAAAGTATGGGAACATTACACAAAATTAGAGAATGATACAAAATGTAAGTGTAACTACTGTTCTAAAGTGTATGCGTATCATTCTAGATTTATTGGGACCCGTACTTTATGGAATCACTTGGCAGCATGCACAGCCTATGCTGATAGGAAAGttgatttaaaacaaaaaaccttGGTGTTTGAGGATAACACAACTGGTGGTGGCAGTAATCTTGTGGCAATATCTTGTAGCAAAGAGGACATTAGAAAAGCATGCATTGAGATGATAATTATTGATGAATTGCCCTTTAgttttgttgaaaaagaagGGTTTCGGAAATTTATGAGCAAAGCTTGTCCAAAACTTGATCGTTTTTCTAGGAGAACTGTTGCTAGAGATGTGTATCAGTTGTACTTAAATGAGaagaataatttgaaaaaagtgtTTGCTCGTAATAAGTATAGGGTTTGTATAACAACTGATTGTTGGACTTcaatacaaaatttgaattacatgGTTATTACAGCCcattttattgatgatgagtGGCAACTTCATAAAAGGATATTAAACTTTTGCCAGATCGATGATCATAAAGGAGATACAATTGGAAAATTGATTGAGTCTTGCTTGCTTGAATGGGGTATTGATAGAGTGTTTACAATTACTGTTGATAATGCAAGTTCGAATGATTTGgtcatttcttatttaaaaaagaagctaAATAATTGGGGTGGGCTTGTGTTGAATGGTGATTACCTTCATGTTAGATGTTGTGcacatattataaatttgattgtgaCTGAGGGGTTGAAAGAGATGAATAATTCTGTTTCTAGCATTCGCAATGCTGTGAAATATGTAAGATCATCACCGGCTAGATTAGTAAGGTTTAGAAAATGTGTTGAGCATGAAAAACTTGATTATAAACGTATTGTTGTGATGGATGTTCCTActaggtggaattccacctatTTGATGTTAGAGAGTGCTCTTGTATATCAAAAAGCTTTTGAACGATTGGAGGATGATGATGGATTTTATAGATCCTATTTTGAAGAGAAAGAGGgtggaaaaaaaaggattggGCCACCGGAACATATAGATTGGGTGAATGCAAGtgtgttaaataattttttggagaatttctatgaaattacaaaaaaatttagtgcTTCTTTGTCTGTTACATCACATTTGTATTTTCATGAGATGCATTCTATAGAGTCAAATTTAAAAGGATTGATAGTAAGTGATGATTCTTATTTCAGTGCAATGGCCAAGAAGATGAAAGAGAAGTATGACAAATATTGGGGTTCCCTCAACACTCTAAATAAGTTGTTAATTGTTGCTGTTGTGCTTGATCCGCGTTATAAATTGagttttgtgaaattttgttttgaggaGTTGTATGATGAAAATGTTGTGTGTGAGCTCATAAAAGTGATTAAGGGCTTATTATCTTCTTTGTATGATTTTTACACAAATAATAACTCTAGATGTGATAGTGGTAGCCAAAACCAATCTGTTAATGCTGTCATTTGTCCATCCGAGttagagaaaaaaagtgaTATTATTGATTATAGACTAGCCAAGGTAGCAAAACtttcaaaatggaaaaagaagtaG
- the LOC107174498 gene encoding uncharacterized protein LOC107174498 isoform X4 — protein sequence MVISPDAHLARLPRISACFTLVSLFRSHITSGLPLFLLRKFKLVFLFNNHLAFFIIHSISNFISIISRRRTYKEFQLALASFASRISEEPTKKFSLLQLHLLIEFQDQTCQLAVGCKENIVATRTILEYRKPNVLVVIDMVLSPDAHLPIRTSELVYVSDGLGQHILWPEKLVSQAAVVNKVSKSVIKPFKEKLEVNEEVNSPIVQQTFKKPHDIQAFDKMVKKVMKHGSQVKVDFEDTFSYKLHTYLTLEEIQDLIDMQELSQNCITVYMTYLCAETKARLINEKFGFIHPTTLSFLDESTFKQKAKTLADHFQELSAKQFIFLPYNPSGIRMFLAKKGQQMKKINLKWNDVKVPMQIGNVECGYYVMRFMKEIIADQSILCAKVYAVELYRSQGQDTFTIKEDIRVIKYQIYWIFGPMVEC from the exons ATGGTAATAAGTCCAGATGCCCATCTTGCCCGTCTTCCAAGAATTTCAGCTTGCTTTACCCTAGTGAGCTTGTTTCGTTCACATATCACATCTGGACTgcctttgtttcttttaaggAAATTCAAACTCgtatttcttttcaataatCACCTCGCATTTTTTATCATTCACTCAATTTCGAATTTCATCTCCATCATCTCTCGAAGAAGAACGTACAAAGAATTTCAGCTTGCTTTAGCCTCATTTGCTTCTCGAATTTCAG AAGAACCCACGAAGAAGTTCAGCTTGCTTCAGCTTCATTTGCTTATTGAATTTCag GATCAAACTTGTCAGTTGGCTGTAGGATGTAAAGAAAACATTGTTGCTACTAGAACTATTTTGGAGTATAGGAAGCCAAATGTTTTAGTTGTAATTGATATGGTATTAAGTCCAGATGCCCATCTTCCAATCAGGACTAGTGAGCTTGTTTACGTCAGTGATGGGTTAGGACAGCACATATTATGGCCAGAAAAGCTTGTTTCCCAAGCTGCTGTAGTAAACAAG GTGTCTAAATCAGTTATCAAgccttttaaagaaaaattagaggtGAATGAGGAAGTAAACTCTCCCATAGTTCagcaaacatttaaaaaaccTCATGACATACAAGCTTTTGATAAAATGGTAAAGAAAGTTATGAAACATGGTTCCCAAGTTAAGGTTGATTTTGAGGACACATTTAGTTACAAATTGCATACATATCTCACTTTGGAGGAAATTCAAGATCTTATTGATATGCAAGAGCTTTCACAAAACTGCATTACTGTCTACATGAC ATATCTTTGTGCTGAAACGAAGGCCAGGCTAATTAATGAAAAGTTTGGGTTCATTCATCCTAccactctttcttttttggatgAGAGTACTTTCAAACAGAAAGCAAAAACTCTTGCTGATCACTTCCAAGAATTGAGTGCAAAACAATTTATCTTCTTACCATATAATCCTAG TGGGATTCGAATGTTTCTTGCCAAAAAAGGACagcaaatgaaaaagattaatttgaaatggaaTGATGTTAAGGTGCCTATGCAAATTGGTAATGTTGAATGTGGCTACTATGTCATGCGATTCATGAAGGAGATTATTGCAGATCAAAGTATACTTTGTGCAAAG GTCTATGCCGTGGAGTTATATAGATCTCAAGGCCAAGACACATTTACAATCAAAGAGGATATAAGGGTTATAAAATATCAGATCTATTGGATTTTTGGACCGATGGTGGAATGCTAA
- the LOC107174498 gene encoding uncharacterized protein LOC107174498 isoform X5: MMMVRRSGFIIKQLRKLKCLCCKDQTCQLAVGCKENIVATRTILEYRKPNVLVVIDMVLSPDAHLPIRTSELVYVSDGLGQHILWPEKLVSQAAVVNKMSKSAVKPSKGKLDVNAEVNTPMVSKSVIKPFKEKLEVNEEVNSPIVQQTFKKPHDIQAFDKMVKKVMKHGSQVKVDFEDTFSYKLHTYLTLEEIQDLIDMQELSQNCITVYMTYLCAETKARLINEKFGFIHPTTLSFLDESTFKQKAKTLADHFQELSAKQFIFLPYNPSGIRMFLAKKGQQMKKINLKWNDVKVPMQIGNVECGYYVMRFMKEIIADQSILCAKVYAVELYRSQGQDTFTIKEDIRVIKYQIYWIFGPMVEC; the protein is encoded by the exons ATGATGATGGTGAGAAGATCTGGATtcataataaaacaattaagaaAGCTTAAGTGTTTGTGTTGTAAA GATCAAACTTGTCAGTTGGCTGTAGGATGTAAAGAAAACATTGTTGCTACTAGAACTATTTTGGAGTATAGGAAGCCAAATGTTTTAGTTGTAATTGATATGGTATTAAGTCCAGATGCCCATCTTCCAATCAGGACTAGTGAGCTTGTTTACGTCAGTGATGGGTTAGGACAGCACATATTATGGCCAGAAAAGCTTGTTTCCCAAGCTGCTGTAGTAAACAAG ATGTCTAAGTCAGCTGTAAAGCCTTCTAAGGGGAAATTAGATGTGAATGCTGAAGTAAACACCCCAATG GTGTCTAAATCAGTTATCAAgccttttaaagaaaaattagaggtGAATGAGGAAGTAAACTCTCCCATAGTTCagcaaacatttaaaaaaccTCATGACATACAAGCTTTTGATAAAATGGTAAAGAAAGTTATGAAACATGGTTCCCAAGTTAAGGTTGATTTTGAGGACACATTTAGTTACAAATTGCATACATATCTCACTTTGGAGGAAATTCAAGATCTTATTGATATGCAAGAGCTTTCACAAAACTGCATTACTGTCTACATGAC ATATCTTTGTGCTGAAACGAAGGCCAGGCTAATTAATGAAAAGTTTGGGTTCATTCATCCTAccactctttcttttttggatgAGAGTACTTTCAAACAGAAAGCAAAAACTCTTGCTGATCACTTCCAAGAATTGAGTGCAAAACAATTTATCTTCTTACCATATAATCCTAG TGGGATTCGAATGTTTCTTGCCAAAAAAGGACagcaaatgaaaaagattaatttgaaatggaaTGATGTTAAGGTGCCTATGCAAATTGGTAATGTTGAATGTGGCTACTATGTCATGCGATTCATGAAGGAGATTATTGCAGATCAAAGTATACTTTGTGCAAAG GTCTATGCCGTGGAGTTATATAGATCTCAAGGCCAAGACACATTTACAATCAAAGAGGATATAAGGGTTATAAAATATCAGATCTATTGGATTTTTGGACCGATGGTGGAATGCTAA
- the LOC107174498 gene encoding uncharacterized protein LOC107174498 isoform X2, with the protein MVISPDAHLARLPRISACFTLVSLFRSHITSGLPLFLLRKFKLVFLFNNHLAFFIIHSISNFISIISRRRTYKEFQLALASFASRISEPTKKFSLLQLHLLIEFQDQTCQLAVGCKENIVATRTILEYRKPNVLVVIDMVLSPDAHLPIRTSELVYVSDGLGQHILWPEKLVSQAAVVNKMSKSAVKPSKGKLDVNAEVNTPMVSKSVIKPFKEKLEVNEEVNSPIVQQTFKKPHDIQAFDKMVKKVMKHGSQVKVDFEDTFSYKLHTYLTLEEIQDLIDMQELSQNCITVYMTYLCAETKARLINEKFGFIHPTTLSFLDESTFKQKAKTLADHFQELSAKQFIFLPYNPSGIRMFLAKKGQQMKKINLKWNDVKVPMQIGNVECGYYVMRFMKEIIADQSILCAKVYAVELYRSQGQDTFTIKEDIRVIKYQIYWIFGPMVEC; encoded by the exons ATGGTAATAAGTCCAGATGCCCATCTTGCCCGTCTTCCAAGAATTTCAGCTTGCTTTACCCTAGTGAGCTTGTTTCGTTCACATATCACATCTGGACTgcctttgtttcttttaaggAAATTCAAACTCgtatttcttttcaataatCACCTCGCATTTTTTATCATTCACTCAATTTCGAATTTCATCTCCATCATCTCTCGAAGAAGAACGTACAAAGAATTTCAGCTTGCTTTAGCCTCATTTGCTTCTCGAATTTCAG AACCCACGAAGAAGTTCAGCTTGCTTCAGCTTCATTTGCTTATTGAATTTCag GATCAAACTTGTCAGTTGGCTGTAGGATGTAAAGAAAACATTGTTGCTACTAGAACTATTTTGGAGTATAGGAAGCCAAATGTTTTAGTTGTAATTGATATGGTATTAAGTCCAGATGCCCATCTTCCAATCAGGACTAGTGAGCTTGTTTACGTCAGTGATGGGTTAGGACAGCACATATTATGGCCAGAAAAGCTTGTTTCCCAAGCTGCTGTAGTAAACAAG ATGTCTAAGTCAGCTGTAAAGCCTTCTAAGGGGAAATTAGATGTGAATGCTGAAGTAAACACCCCAATG GTGTCTAAATCAGTTATCAAgccttttaaagaaaaattagaggtGAATGAGGAAGTAAACTCTCCCATAGTTCagcaaacatttaaaaaaccTCATGACATACAAGCTTTTGATAAAATGGTAAAGAAAGTTATGAAACATGGTTCCCAAGTTAAGGTTGATTTTGAGGACACATTTAGTTACAAATTGCATACATATCTCACTTTGGAGGAAATTCAAGATCTTATTGATATGCAAGAGCTTTCACAAAACTGCATTACTGTCTACATGAC ATATCTTTGTGCTGAAACGAAGGCCAGGCTAATTAATGAAAAGTTTGGGTTCATTCATCCTAccactctttcttttttggatgAGAGTACTTTCAAACAGAAAGCAAAAACTCTTGCTGATCACTTCCAAGAATTGAGTGCAAAACAATTTATCTTCTTACCATATAATCCTAG TGGGATTCGAATGTTTCTTGCCAAAAAAGGACagcaaatgaaaaagattaatttgaaatggaaTGATGTTAAGGTGCCTATGCAAATTGGTAATGTTGAATGTGGCTACTATGTCATGCGATTCATGAAGGAGATTATTGCAGATCAAAGTATACTTTGTGCAAAG GTCTATGCCGTGGAGTTATATAGATCTCAAGGCCAAGACACATTTACAATCAAAGAGGATATAAGGGTTATAAAATATCAGATCTATTGGATTTTTGGACCGATGGTGGAATGCTAA
- the LOC107174498 gene encoding uncharacterized protein LOC107174498 isoform X1 translates to MVISPDAHLARLPRISACFTLVSLFRSHITSGLPLFLLRKFKLVFLFNNHLAFFIIHSISNFISIISRRRTYKEFQLALASFASRISEEPTKKFSLLQLHLLIEFQDQTCQLAVGCKENIVATRTILEYRKPNVLVVIDMVLSPDAHLPIRTSELVYVSDGLGQHILWPEKLVSQAAVVNKMSKSAVKPSKGKLDVNAEVNTPMVSKSVIKPFKEKLEVNEEVNSPIVQQTFKKPHDIQAFDKMVKKVMKHGSQVKVDFEDTFSYKLHTYLTLEEIQDLIDMQELSQNCITVYMTYLCAETKARLINEKFGFIHPTTLSFLDESTFKQKAKTLADHFQELSAKQFIFLPYNPSGIRMFLAKKGQQMKKINLKWNDVKVPMQIGNVECGYYVMRFMKEIIADQSILCAKVYAVELYRSQGQDTFTIKEDIRVIKYQIYWIFGPMVEC, encoded by the exons ATGGTAATAAGTCCAGATGCCCATCTTGCCCGTCTTCCAAGAATTTCAGCTTGCTTTACCCTAGTGAGCTTGTTTCGTTCACATATCACATCTGGACTgcctttgtttcttttaaggAAATTCAAACTCgtatttcttttcaataatCACCTCGCATTTTTTATCATTCACTCAATTTCGAATTTCATCTCCATCATCTCTCGAAGAAGAACGTACAAAGAATTTCAGCTTGCTTTAGCCTCATTTGCTTCTCGAATTTCAG AAGAACCCACGAAGAAGTTCAGCTTGCTTCAGCTTCATTTGCTTATTGAATTTCag GATCAAACTTGTCAGTTGGCTGTAGGATGTAAAGAAAACATTGTTGCTACTAGAACTATTTTGGAGTATAGGAAGCCAAATGTTTTAGTTGTAATTGATATGGTATTAAGTCCAGATGCCCATCTTCCAATCAGGACTAGTGAGCTTGTTTACGTCAGTGATGGGTTAGGACAGCACATATTATGGCCAGAAAAGCTTGTTTCCCAAGCTGCTGTAGTAAACAAG ATGTCTAAGTCAGCTGTAAAGCCTTCTAAGGGGAAATTAGATGTGAATGCTGAAGTAAACACCCCAATG GTGTCTAAATCAGTTATCAAgccttttaaagaaaaattagaggtGAATGAGGAAGTAAACTCTCCCATAGTTCagcaaacatttaaaaaaccTCATGACATACAAGCTTTTGATAAAATGGTAAAGAAAGTTATGAAACATGGTTCCCAAGTTAAGGTTGATTTTGAGGACACATTTAGTTACAAATTGCATACATATCTCACTTTGGAGGAAATTCAAGATCTTATTGATATGCAAGAGCTTTCACAAAACTGCATTACTGTCTACATGAC ATATCTTTGTGCTGAAACGAAGGCCAGGCTAATTAATGAAAAGTTTGGGTTCATTCATCCTAccactctttcttttttggatgAGAGTACTTTCAAACAGAAAGCAAAAACTCTTGCTGATCACTTCCAAGAATTGAGTGCAAAACAATTTATCTTCTTACCATATAATCCTAG TGGGATTCGAATGTTTCTTGCCAAAAAAGGACagcaaatgaaaaagattaatttgaaatggaaTGATGTTAAGGTGCCTATGCAAATTGGTAATGTTGAATGTGGCTACTATGTCATGCGATTCATGAAGGAGATTATTGCAGATCAAAGTATACTTTGTGCAAAG GTCTATGCCGTGGAGTTATATAGATCTCAAGGCCAAGACACATTTACAATCAAAGAGGATATAAGGGTTATAAAATATCAGATCTATTGGATTTTTGGACCGATGGTGGAATGCTAA
- the LOC107174498 gene encoding uncharacterized protein LOC107174498 isoform X3 codes for MVISPDAHLARLPRISACFTLVSLFRSHITSGLPLFLLRKFKLVFLFNNHLAFFIIHSISNFISIISRRRTYKEFQLALASFASRISEEPTKKFSLLQLHLLIEFQDQTCQLAVGCKENIVATRTILEYRKPNVLVVIDMVLSPDAHLPIRTSELVYVSDGLGQHILWPEKLVSQAAVVNKMSKSAVKPSKGKLDVNAEVNTPMVSKSVIKPFKEKLEVNEEVNSPIVQQTFKKPHDIQAFDKMVKKVMKHGSQVKVDFEDTFSYKLHTYLTLEEIQDLIDMQELSQNCITVYMTYLCAETKARLINEKFGFIHPTTLSFLDESTFKQKAKTLADHFQELSAKQFIFLPYNPSGIRMFLAKKGQQMKKINLKWNDVKVPMQIGNVECGYYVMRFMKEIIADQSILCAKFNEKDTYNEDEINEIRSDWTTYVGDLI; via the exons ATGGTAATAAGTCCAGATGCCCATCTTGCCCGTCTTCCAAGAATTTCAGCTTGCTTTACCCTAGTGAGCTTGTTTCGTTCACATATCACATCTGGACTgcctttgtttcttttaaggAAATTCAAACTCgtatttcttttcaataatCACCTCGCATTTTTTATCATTCACTCAATTTCGAATTTCATCTCCATCATCTCTCGAAGAAGAACGTACAAAGAATTTCAGCTTGCTTTAGCCTCATTTGCTTCTCGAATTTCAG AAGAACCCACGAAGAAGTTCAGCTTGCTTCAGCTTCATTTGCTTATTGAATTTCag GATCAAACTTGTCAGTTGGCTGTAGGATGTAAAGAAAACATTGTTGCTACTAGAACTATTTTGGAGTATAGGAAGCCAAATGTTTTAGTTGTAATTGATATGGTATTAAGTCCAGATGCCCATCTTCCAATCAGGACTAGTGAGCTTGTTTACGTCAGTGATGGGTTAGGACAGCACATATTATGGCCAGAAAAGCTTGTTTCCCAAGCTGCTGTAGTAAACAAG ATGTCTAAGTCAGCTGTAAAGCCTTCTAAGGGGAAATTAGATGTGAATGCTGAAGTAAACACCCCAATG GTGTCTAAATCAGTTATCAAgccttttaaagaaaaattagaggtGAATGAGGAAGTAAACTCTCCCATAGTTCagcaaacatttaaaaaaccTCATGACATACAAGCTTTTGATAAAATGGTAAAGAAAGTTATGAAACATGGTTCCCAAGTTAAGGTTGATTTTGAGGACACATTTAGTTACAAATTGCATACATATCTCACTTTGGAGGAAATTCAAGATCTTATTGATATGCAAGAGCTTTCACAAAACTGCATTACTGTCTACATGAC ATATCTTTGTGCTGAAACGAAGGCCAGGCTAATTAATGAAAAGTTTGGGTTCATTCATCCTAccactctttcttttttggatgAGAGTACTTTCAAACAGAAAGCAAAAACTCTTGCTGATCACTTCCAAGAATTGAGTGCAAAACAATTTATCTTCTTACCATATAATCCTAG TGGGATTCGAATGTTTCTTGCCAAAAAAGGACagcaaatgaaaaagattaatttgaaatggaaTGATGTTAAGGTGCCTATGCAAATTGGTAATGTTGAATGTGGCTACTATGTCATGCGATTCATGAAGGAGATTATTGCAGATCAAAGTATACTTTGTGCAAAG tttaatgaaaaagataCTTATAATGAAGATGAGATCAACGAAATTCGCTCTGATTGGACCACTTATGTTGGTGacttgatttga